The DNA segment CCGAGACCGATAATCGCTACGTCGAAATGTTCCATCTCTTTGTCCGCAAAAAATGAAGATGGCACTACGCTAATGCCTGAAAGTGAAGTCCTTGTGAAGTATGATTGATGAAATTGTCCCCGACCTGAGCATCCCATGAAGCAAATCACCTTTACGCCGCGTAATCATCAGCTTACCAATACCCGGACCTGGACGGCGGACAGCCGCTGGCTGGTTTTTGATGTCCGCCCGTCAGGGGCGTCTTTCACCGGTGAAACCATTGAACGGGTAAATGTCCATACCGGTGAGCTGGAGGTGATTTATCGCGCGACGCAGGGGGCGCATGTCGGCGTGGTAACGGTGCATCCGCAGGCGGAGAAATATGTGTTTATTCATGGGCCTGAAAACCCGGATGCGACGTGGCAATATGACTTTCATCATCGTCGCGGCGTGATTGCCGAACAGGGGAAAGTGACGAATCTGGATGCGATGGATATCACGTCACCCTACACGCCGGGCGCACTGCGTGGTGGTAGCCATGTTCATGTTTTCAGCCCGAACGGCGAATTTGTCAGCTTTACCTACAACGATCATGTCATGCATGAACGCGATCTGGCGCTGGACTTACGCAACGTTGGCGTCGCGGTGCCTTATGGGCCGGTGACGGTGTCGGCGCAGCATCCAAGAGAATACTGCGGCAGCCACTGGTGCGTGCTGGTCAGCCAGACAACGCCTGAACCCACGCCGGGCAGCGATGAAATCTCTCGTGCCTACGAAGAGGGCTGGGTGGGAAATCATGCGCTGGCGTTTATCGGCGACACGTTGTCTGAAAGCGGCGAGAAAGTACCGGAGCTGTTTCTGGTCGAACTCCCGCAGACGGAAGCGAGCTGGAAAATGTCCGGTGAGGCACCACTGGAAGGCACGGATTCCACGCTACCCGCACCGCCGCGCGGAGTGACACAGCGCCGCCTGACGTTTACCCATGCACGTCGTTTCCCTGGGCTGGCAACGGTTCCGCGTCACTGGGTGCGCGGTAATCCGCAGGCGACGGAGATTGCGTTCCTGATGCGTGATGAGGTTGGTATCGTGCAACTGTGGCTAATTTCGCCGCAGGGTGGGGAGCCCCGCCAGTTGACCCGTCACGCCACGGGAATTCAGTCCGCGTTTAACTGGCATCCGTCGGGGAAATGGCTGGGATGTGTGCTGGATAACCGCATTGCCTGCTGTGATGCGCGCAGCGGAGACATCACGTTTTTAACGCAGAATCACGGCACCCCGCCTTCTGGGGATGCTGTGGTTTTCTCGCCTGATGGTCAGTTTGTGGCGTGGATGGAAGATGTAGACGGTTTCCGTCAGCTGTGGATGACAGAAACCGGGCGGTAATCAGGGGGCGGACATTTTTGCTGGAGGGATCACGGAGTTGGTTATCTGTGTTCTCTCCTCGCTTCTTTCGACACGCGATCTGACCGAATTGTCTTTACGGAACAGATCCCACGGCAACAGGATCGTGTCCATTACTGCCGTAAAGGGCATATCCAGTATCGCCAGCGATTTGGTACCCCAGTTTGTCTCATCGTCACCTATCATCGTGGCGCTGGCGCGGGTGCCAGGATAAGTTCCCTCTTTACCACCGGTATGTGACATTACGCTGGAGCAACCACTCAGTAAAACTATCCCACTGCACATCATCAGCGTTAATAACACATTTCTTATCATGATTTATTCATCTGTTGATCATCGGTGTTTGCATGATGAGTTATAGCGATCCCTTGCCAGAAATAACATCCTCATCACGTCGCACTGTGGCGGCTATCGCACTTTAACGTTTAGTGCTTTCCCCTCCCAGTCTATGCAATGGACAGCAAACTGCAAAAAAAAGTCAGCCAGGAGTGCTTGAAAAGTGCGTAATCAGACCCATTTTGATGGTGTAGGCAAATGAAGAGCACGCCTGATGGGTGTTCTGACTACCGGGCCTGTCCATGATGGAAGGTCATTTAACTTCTCGCTGATTTCAGGAGCTATTGATTATGCGTAACTTTGATTTATCCCCGCTGTACCGTTCTGCTATTGGTTTTGACCGCCTGTTTAACCTGCTGGAAAGCAATCAGAGCCAGAGTAATGGCGGCTACCCTCCGTATAACGTTGAGCTGGTAGACGAAAACCATTACCGCATTGCCATCGCCGTTGCCGGGTTCGCAGAGAGCGAGCTGGAAATTACCGCACAGGACAACCTGCTGGTGGTGAAAGGCGCACATGCGGACGAGCAAAAAGAACGGACCTACCTTTACCAGGGTATCGCGGAGCGCAACTTTGAGCGTAAGTTCCAGTTAGCTGAGAACATCCATGTTCGCGGCGCGAATCTGGTCAATGGTCTGCTGTACATCGATCTTGAGCGCGTAATTCCGGAAGCGAACAAACCGCGCCGTATCGAAATCAATTAATTCTGTCGGGCCGCGTTGCGCGGCCTGTTATCCCGGGCTCGCCGACAGGGGGCCTATGCGAATCCACGGATTTGCAGGTACGACTATGCCCTAAAACATTTACGTTGCAGGGTTTAGTGAAAACTCGCTTCTTAGAAGGAGAATGATTATGCGTAACTACGATTTATCCCCGCTGCTGCGTCAATGGATCGGTTTTGACAAACTGGCCAACGCGTTACAAAACACCGGTGAAAGCCAGAGCTTCCCACCCTATAACATTGAAAAAAGTGACGATAACCACTATCGCATTACGCTTGCGTTGGCGGGGTTCCGTCAGGAAGATCTGGATATTCAACTGGAAGGCACCCGCCTGACCGTAAAAGGCGCACCGCAGCAGCCTGAAAAAGAGACCAAATGGTTGCATCAGGGGCTGGTCACCCAGTCGTTCAGCCTGAGTTTTACCCTGGCTGAAAACATGGAGGTTTCCGGCGCGACGTTTACCAACGGGTTGTTGCATATCGATTTGACCCGTAATGTCCCGGAAACAGTCGCTCCGCAACGTATCGCCATCAGCGAACGTCCCGCATTAAATAGCTAATTTAGCTCCTTGCCTTTGCCCCGCCAGAAATGACGGGGCTTTTTTGTGCGCGAAGACAACACCGGGTTTTGGGGAATGATGCCCTTACCAGAAGAAAGCATTCAGCAACTTCAGGTTACGATGAAGAAAAAGGGGAAGAAACGCCCATCATGAGGGCGTTTTAGCGTCGTTTCAGCACCAGAATGTGCGCCATCTTGCATATATGCCTGAACGGTTCAGTCATAATCCACGTAAATAGAAATGTTATTCACAGGGAATAAAAAATGAGTGATATAGCATTGACGGTCAGCGTTCTGGCGTTGGTGGCGGTTGTCGGATTATGGATCGGCAATATCAAGGTGCGGGGTGTCGGCTTTGGCATCGGCGGCGTGTTGTTCGGCGGCATTATCGTCGGCCACTTCG comes from the Citrobacter amalonaticus genome and includes:
- a CDS encoding YceK/YidQ family lipoprotein; this encodes MIRNVLLTLMMCSGIVLLSGCSSVMSHTGGKEGTYPGTRASATMIGDDETNWGTKSLAILDMPFTAVMDTILLPWDLFRKDNSVRSRVERSEERTQITNSVIPPAKMSAP
- a CDS encoding DUF3748 domain-containing protein, with protein sequence MKQITFTPRNHQLTNTRTWTADSRWLVFDVRPSGASFTGETIERVNVHTGELEVIYRATQGAHVGVVTVHPQAEKYVFIHGPENPDATWQYDFHHRRGVIAEQGKVTNLDAMDITSPYTPGALRGGSHVHVFSPNGEFVSFTYNDHVMHERDLALDLRNVGVAVPYGPVTVSAQHPREYCGSHWCVLVSQTTPEPTPGSDEISRAYEEGWVGNHALAFIGDTLSESGEKVPELFLVELPQTEASWKMSGEAPLEGTDSTLPAPPRGVTQRRLTFTHARRFPGLATVPRHWVRGNPQATEIAFLMRDEVGIVQLWLISPQGGEPRQLTRHATGIQSAFNWHPSGKWLGCVLDNRIACCDARSGDITFLTQNHGTPPSGDAVVFSPDGQFVAWMEDVDGFRQLWMTETGR
- the ibpB gene encoding small heat shock chaperone IbpB, coding for MRNYDLSPLLRQWIGFDKLANALQNTGESQSFPPYNIEKSDDNHYRITLALAGFRQEDLDIQLEGTRLTVKGAPQQPEKETKWLHQGLVTQSFSLSFTLAENMEVSGATFTNGLLHIDLTRNVPETVAPQRIAISERPALNS
- the ibpA gene encoding small heat shock chaperone IbpA; this translates as MRNFDLSPLYRSAIGFDRLFNLLESNQSQSNGGYPPYNVELVDENHYRIAIAVAGFAESELEITAQDNLLVVKGAHADEQKERTYLYQGIAERNFERKFQLAENIHVRGANLVNGLLYIDLERVIPEANKPRRIEIN